Proteins from one Panicum virgatum strain AP13 chromosome 7K, P.virgatum_v5, whole genome shotgun sequence genomic window:
- the LOC120640720 gene encoding L-type lectin-domain containing receptor kinase SIT2-like, which produces MSMHIHQIALLRLMGEMNHLSLLLHLIFFIVLCVLATANGEDQFAYSGFTGVNLTLDGAAIVTPNGVLELTNGSLRLKGHAFHPTPFRFSRSPNGTVKSFAVSYVFAIYCVRPNICGHGIAFVVSASKNFSTALQSEYMGLINDNNNGNPSNHFFAVELDTNQNELFHDINNNHVGIDINGLTSVKSSTAGYYDDIDPNTFHNATLTSYKVMQVWLEYNGYSRQINVTLAPIHMAKPSKPLLSINYNLSTVLTDMAYIGFSSSTGSFVARHYVLGWSFAMNKPAPAIDITKLPKLPRQDPKPRSKVLEIVLPLATAAFVLVVGTTAILLIRRTIRYAEVREDWEVEFGPHRFSYKDLFHATEGFNNKNLLGIGGFGRVYRGLLSASKLEIAVKRISHDSKQGMREFVAEVVSIGRLQHRNLVQLHGYCRRKCELLLVYEYMSKGSLDKRLYDLMDKPTLSWAQRFRIIKGIASALLYLHEEWERVVLHRDIKPSNVLLDDEMNGRLGDFGLARLYDHGTDPQTTHVVGTIGYLAPELARTSKATPLTDVFSFGIFVLEVICGRKPIDQSAQGNQVMLIDWVLDHYRQGLLIEVMDTKLQGDYNVDEACLALKLGLLCSHPFTNLRPNMRQVMQYLNRDMPPPDLNPMHMSFNILSLMQNKGFDLENIANQMTMANGSAISDLSGGR; this is translated from the coding sequence ATGTCCATGCATATTCACCAAATTGCTTTGCTTAGGCTCATGGGTGAGATGAATCATTTGTCCTTGCTCCTACATCTCATATTCTTCATTGTGCTATGTGTTTTAGCCACTGCTAATGGTGAAGACCAATTCGCCTACTCTGGCTTCACTGGCGTTAACCTCACACTTGATGGTGCGGCCATAGTCACACCAAATGGCGTCCTTGAGTTAACCAATGGAAGTCTGCGGCTCAAAGGCCATGCCTTCCACCCCACTCCATTCCGCTTCAGCAGGTCACCCAATGGGACTGTGAAATCCTTTGCTGTATCCTATGTATTTGCCATTTACTGTGTCCGGCCTAACATCTGTGGCCATGGCATCGCCTTCGTTGTTTCCGCAAGCAAGAACTTCTCAACCGCATTGCAGAGCGAGTACATGGGCCTTATCAATGACAATAACAATGGCAATCCATCCAACCACTTCTTTGCTGTTGAGCTTGACACCAATCAAAATGAGTTGTTCCACGACATAAATAACAATCATGTTGGGATCGACATCAATGGACTTACTTCCGTGAAGTCCAGCACCGCTGGCTACTACGACGACATAGATCCTAATACCTTCCACAATGCAACCCTCACGAGCTACAAGGTGATGCAAGTGTGGCTGGAGTACAACGGGTATAGCAGGCAGATCAATGTGACCTTGGCTCCAATACACATGGCAAAACCCAGCAAACCATTACTCTCTATCAACTACAATCTCTCAACAGTGCTCACTGACATGGCATATATCGGCTTCTCATCATCAACAGGTTCATTTGTCGCACGACACTATGTGCTCGGTTGGAGTTTTGCCATGAATAAACCTGCTCCGGCCATTGACATCACTAAGCTGCCAAAGCTACCCCGCCAAGATCCAAAGCCCCGGTCCAAAGTCTTGGAAATTGTACTACCATTAGCCACAGCAGCATTTGTTCTTGTGGTGGGCACCACTGCCATTCTACTTATACGAAGGACAATAAGGTATGCTGAGGTACGGGAGGATTGGGAGGTCGAGTTCGGGCCACATAGATTCTCCTATAAGGATTTGTTTCATGCTACAGAAGGGTTTAATAACAAGAATCTACTAGGCATAGGAGGGTTTGGAAGGGTGTACAGAGGACTGCTTTCGGCATCCAAATTGGAGATTGCTGTGAAAAGAATTTCCCATGACTCTAAGCAAGGCATGAGGGAATTTGTTGCGGAGGTTGTCAGCATTGGTCGCCTCCAACACCGCAATCTAGTACAGTTACATGGGTACTGTCGGCGGAAATGTGAGCTTCTCCTAGTTTACGAGTACATGTCAAAGGGAAGCCTGGACAAGCGCTTGTATGATCTCATGGACAAACCTACTTTAAGTTGGGCCCAAAGGTTCCGAATCATCAAAGGCATTGCATCTGCCTTGCTCTACCTCCATGAGGAGTGGGAGAGAGTTGTACTCCATAGAGACATCAAGCCAAGCAATGTGCTTCTTGATGATGAGATGAACGGAAGACTAGGTGATTTTGGTTTAGCAAGGTTATATGATCATGGTACTGACCCTCAAACCACACATGTTGTTGGCACAATTGGATACCTAGCTCCAGAGCTAGCACGCACCAGCAAGGCAACTCCACTTACTGATGTATTTTCCTTTGGCATCTTTGTTCTTGAAGTCATTTGTGGGAGAAAGCCCATCGATCAATCTGCACAAGGAAATCAAGTCATGTTGATTGACTGGGTACTTGATCATTATCGCCAAGGACTTCTCATTGAGGTGATGGACACCAAGCTCCAAGGTGATTACAATGTTGATGAGGCATGTCTAGCCCTAAAGTTAGGCTTGTTGTGCTCTCACCCTTTCACCAATTTAAGACCCAACATGAGGCAGGTTATGCAGTATCTCAATAGAGACATGCCACCACCGGATCTAAACCCGATGCACATGAGCTTCAACATTCTTTCTTTGATGCAGAACAAAGGTTTTGATCTAGAGAATATAGCAAACCAGATGACAATGGCGAACGGCAGTGCAATCTCTGATCTCTCAGGGGGTAGATGA
- the LOC120640722 gene encoding splicing factor-like protein 1 has product MASAETLARSPSSDPPRDAPSEPHRDPSSEPHGNGDGSGAGAGDSSSRRRRRSRWEQSSDDSAANNSGGEGGAGGRKRRTRWAEEESRPAIALPDFLKDFAAEMDPEVHALNARLLEISRLLQSGLPLDDRPEGARSPSPEPVYDNLGVRINTREYRARERLNRERQEIISQLIRRNPAFKPPSDYRPPRLQKKLYIPMKEYPGYNFIGLIIGPRGNTQKRMEKETGAKIVIRGKGSVKEGKLLQKRDLKPDPSENEDLHVLVEAETQEALDAAAGMVEKLLTPVDEVLNEHKRQQLRELAALNGTIRDDEFCRTCGEPGHRQYACPNKMTTFKSDVQCKICGDGGHPTIDCPVKGTSGKKMDDEYQNFLAELGGGSAPESMTNSGGPMLALTGSGGSGGASAGSGSNPPWSAGGDGAATGANGIKKDYDETNLYIGYLPPTMDDAGLISLFSQFGDIVTAKVIKDRNTGHSKGYGFVKYSYISQANAAIAAMNGHHLEGRVIAVRVAGKPPQPAPPVSAPPSYPPTDPASGGYSSQSYMGAPPPPPPPPGSYAPVPWGHPPPYASYPPPPPGSSVYNPAPPAPGQTAPPPYGVQYHPPPPPPVAPIPPPGTAPSSDGAQNYPPGVTPPSSGAPTHPAPTPVYASSGAPHAPPMYPPPSYSYSPYYPTYQPLPPPPPPPAASVDPSQSIATAPWATHNAAPPPPLPLSSTTDQPASHGADAEYDKFMSEMK; this is encoded by the coding sequence ATGGCGTCCGCCGAAACCCTAGCACGCTCCCCCTCCTCCGACCCACCCCGCGACGCCCCGTCGGAGCCCCACCGGGACCCCTCCTCAGAGCCCCACGGCAACGGAGATGGCTCCGGCGCAGGCGCCGGGgactcctcctcccgccgccgtcgccgcagccGCTGGGAGCAGTCCAGCGACGACTCCGCCGCCAACAACTCCGGGGGCGAGGGCGGGGCCGGGGGCCGGAAGCGCAGGACGCGCTGGGCCGAGGAGGAGTCGCGGCCGGCCATCGCGCTCCCGGACTTCTTGAAGGACTTCGCCGCCGAGATGGACCCCGAGGTGCACGCCCTCAACGCGCGCCTGCTCGAGATCTCGCGCCTGCTGCAGTCGGGCCTCCCGCTCGACGACCGCCCCGAGggcgcgcgctcgccgtcgcccgaGCCCGTCTACGACAACCTCGGCGTCCGCATCAACACCCGCGAGTACCGCGCCCGGGAGCGCCTCAACCGCGAGAGGCAGGAGATCATCTCCCAGCTCATCCGCCGCAACCCCGCCTTCAAGCCACCCTCCGACTACCGCCCGCCCAGGCTCCAGAAGAAGCTCTACATCCCCATGAAGGAGTACCCGGGGTACAATTTCATCGGGCTCATCATCGGCCCGCGCGGCAACACGCAGAAGCGGATGGAGAAGGAGACTGGTGCCAAGATCGTCATCAGGGGGAAGGGTAGCGTCAAGGAAGGGAAGCTGTTGCAGAAGAGGGACCTCAAGCCGGATCCCAGCGAGAATGAGGACCTCCATGTGCTTGTTGAGGCGGAGACACAGGAGGCGTTGGATGCAGCTGCTGGGATGGTGGAGAAGCTGCTGACCCCAGTGGATGAGGTTCTGAACGAGCACAAGCGGCAGCAGCTCCGGGAGCTCGCCGCGCTCAATGGAACAATTAGGGATGATGAGTTTTGCAGGACATGTGGGGAGCCTGGTCACCGGCAGTATGCTTGCCCCAATAAGATGACCACGTTTAAGAGTGATGTGCAGTGCAAGATCTGTGGCGATGGTGGGCACCCAACAATTGATTGTCCGGTCAAGGGCACGTCTGGGAAGAAGATGGATGATGAATACCAGAACTTCCTGGCTGAGCTTGGTGGTGGGAGTGCGCCTGAGTCCATGACAAATTCTGGTGGCCCAATGTTGGCTCTTACAGGaagtggtggtagtggtggcgcTTCTGCTGGTAGTGGGAGTAACCCGCCTTGGTCTGCTGGTGGTGATGGGGCTGCCACTGGGGCCAATGGCATCAAGAAAGACTACGACGAGACAAATCTGTATATTGGGTATTTACCACCTACAATGGATGATGCAGGACTGATCAGTCTGTTTTCACAATTTGGGGATATTGTTACGGCTAAGGTGATCAAGGATCGAAACACTGGGCATAGCAAAGGATATGGATTTGTCAAGTATTCATACATCTCACAAGCTAATGCAGCGATTGCTGCAATGAATGGTCACCATCTGGAAGGCAGAGTTATTGCAGTTAGAGTTGCAGGCAAGCCTCCGCAGCCAGCACCGCCAGTGTCAGCACCACCGTCGTATCCTCCTACTGATCCTGCTTCTGGTGGCTATTCCTCCCAATCCTACATGGgagcaccacctccacctccacctccaccaggaAGTTATGCTCCAGTTCCATGGGGGCACCCACCACCATATGCTTCAtatcctccgccgccaccaggcTCTAGCGTCTACAATCCTGCACCCCCTGCACCAGGTCAGACAGCCCCACCTCCATATGGTGTGCAGTatcatccaccaccaccacccccagtAGCTCCTATCCCTCCACCAGGCACTGCTCCATCAAGTGATGGAGCTCAGAATTACCCCCCTGGTGTAACACCACCGAGTTCTGGTGCACCCACTCACCCTGCCCCAACTCCAGTATATGCATCCTCCGGCGCACCACACGCACCACCAATGTACCCTCCACCATCATATAGTTATTCCCCATACTATCCTACATATCAGCCActgcctccaccaccaccaccaccagcagctagTGTCGATCCCTCTCAGAGTATTGCAACTGCACCTTGGGCTACCCACaatgcagcgccgccaccaccgctacCTTTGTCCTCCACCACCGACCAGCCAGCTTCCCATGGTGCTGATGCAGAGTATGACAAGTTTATGTCGGAGATGAAGTGA
- the LOC120640721 gene encoding L-type lectin-domain containing receptor kinase SIT2-like, translating to MRIFLLCFLLSIGLDLALFSATPDDQLLYLGFTGTNLTVDDTATVTSNGLLEVTNGTLNSKGHAFYPTPLHFRDSHNGTVQSFFVTFVFAIRSTYQIMSLHGFAFIIAPSTNFSDAMSNQYLGFMNSQKRGNLSNHIFAIELDTGLNVEFQDIDANHVGIDINDLHSIESHTAGYYDDRNSSFQNMSLISGDAMHVWVEYHGEAKRISVTMAPLHVAKPKRPLISTHLDLSTVLQKSSYIGFSSSTGSVESIHYVLGWSFGMNKPAPEIDIAKLPKLPPQGQKRQSILLETVLPIATATFIVVMGAIIISLVRRKRRYAELKEDWEVEFGPHRFSYKDLYHATEGFKSKNLLGAGGFGKVYRGVLPSSKLEVAVKKVSHESRQGMKEFIAEVVSIGRIRHRNLVQLLGYCRRKGELLLVYDYMSNGSLDKYLYCDEGMRTVTWAQRFRIIKGIATGLLYLHEKWEKIVIHRDIKASNVLLDSEMNGRLGDFGLARLYDHGTDPQTTHVVGTMGYLAPELVNTGKATPLTDVFAFGAFLLEVTCGQRPVNNNTRDNQEVLVDWVLEHWHKGSLTDTVDPKLQGHYNVDEACLALKLGLLCSHPFTNVRPNMQQVVKYLDGDLPLPELSHTHMSFSLLTLMQDEGFDPYVLSYDSSNKISIGTVSGISGGR from the coding sequence ATGAGGATCTTCTTACTTTGCTTCCTCCTTTCCATTGGCCTTGATCTTGCACTCTTCAGTGCAACTCCTGATGACCAACTCTTATACCTTGGCTTCACAGGCACTAATCTTACCGTTGACGACACTGCCACAGTCACGTCGAACGGACTGCTTGAGGTAACCAATGGTACACTTAATTCCAAAGGCCATGCTTTCTACCCAACTCCATTGCACTTCCGCGATTCACACAATGGTACAGTGCAGTCTTTCTTCGTGACCTTCGTGTTTGCCATCCGCTCCACCTACCAAATCATGAGCCTACATGGCTTCGCCTTTATCATAGCCCCAAGCACGAATTTCTCAGATGCAATGTCCAACCAATACTTAGGATTCATGAACTCCCAGAAGAGAGGCAACTTGAGCAACCATATCTTCGCCATTGAACTAGACACTGGCCTAAATGTCGAGTTCCAAGACATCGATGCCAACCATGTTGGCATCGACATCAACGATCTCCACTCTATAGAGTCCCACACTGCAGGCTACTATGATGATAGGAACAGTAGCTTCCAAAATATGAGTCTTATCAGTGGTGATGCCATGCATGTGTGGGTAGAATACCATGGAGAAGCCAAAAGAATCAGTGTGACTATGGCTCCACTCCATGTGGCGAAACCAAAAAGGCCGCTCATCTCAACGCATCTTGATCTTTCAACAGTGCTACAGAAGTCATCATACATCGGTTTCTCATCATCAACTGGCTCAGTTGAATCGATACACTATGTGCTTGGCTGGAGCTTCGGCATGAACAAACCTGCTCCAGAGATCGATATTGCCAAACTGCCAAAGCTACCTCCGCAGGGCCAAAAACGTCAATCAATACTTCTGGAAACTGTCCTACCAATAGCGACGGCAACATTCATAGTCGTTATGGGTGCCATCATCATTTCACTTGTGAGGAGGAAACGGCGATATGCTGAGCTGAAAGAAGATTGGGAAGTTGAATTCGGGCCACACCGTTTCTCATACAAGGATTTGTATCATGCTACCGAAGGATTTAAGAGCAAGAACCTACTAGGCGCTGGAGGATTCGGGAAAGTATACAGAGGAGTACTTCCTTCATCCAAATTGGAAGTTGCTGTGAAGAAGGTTTCCCATGAATCAAGGCAGGGTATGAAGGAGTTCATTGCTGAAGTTGTTAGCATTGGCCGCATTCGACACCGTAACCTTGTTCAGTTACTTGGCTATTGCAGGAGAAAAGGTGAATTGCTTTTAGTATATGACTACATGTCTAATGGTAGTCTTGATAAGTATTTGTACTGTGATGAGGGCATGAGAACAGTGACTTGGGCTCAGAGGTTTCGGATCATCAAAGGCATTGCAACAGGTCTGCTCTACCTCCATGAGAAGTGGGAGAAAATTGTCATCCACCGTGATATTAAGGCAAGCAACGTGCTTCTTGATAGTGAAATGAACGGACGCCTTGGTGACTTTGGCCTTGCAAGATTGTATGACCATGGCACCGATCCACAGACCACACATGTTGTAGGTACCATGGGCTACCTAGCCCCAGAGTTGGTAAACACAGGAAAGGCAACCCCACTAACAGATGTGTTTGcctttggtgcatttcttctTGAGGTTACCTGCGGACAAAGGCCAGTGAACAACAATACAAGGGATAATCAAGAGGTTCTTGTTGACTGGGTACTTGAGCATTGGCACAAAGGATCACTAACCGATACGGTAGACCCCAAGCTACAAGGTCATTATAATGTCGATGAAGCATGCCTGGCATTAAAACTAGGGCTATTATGCTCACACCCATTCACCAATGTAAGGCCCAACATGCAGCAAGTCGTGAAGTACCTTGATGGAGATTTGCCACTCCCGGAGTTGTCCCACACACACATGAGCTTCAGCTTACTCACCCTAATGCAAGACGAAGGGTTTGACCCATACGTACTGTCATACGATTCATCCAACAAGATAAGCATTGGTACAGTATCCGGCATCTCGGGAGGAAGATGA